A window of Candidatus Nezhaarchaeota archaeon genomic DNA:
AGGGCCTGTCTTCAGCCTACCGTAGTGCGCGATCGCCATGATTAGGCCGAAGTAGAGCGCCACGGCAGCTGTGAGGAGCAGGGGGTCTATCAACCCTCAGCCCTCCACCTACGCATCAGCGCGAAGCAGGACAGGGCTACGATCAGCGTTATCAACGGCCAGAAGAGGTAGGCTCCAGTCATCTTCCGGTGCTCCTCGAGGAGAGTGTAGGGCACAGCGTAGTTAAGGACTAGGAGCAGAGCGAACCAGAGGGTGGCTAGGCGCCCTCGCACCGCCCTCCCCTCATAGAACTTCCTGTAAGTTCGGAGGGCTGGGATATATCCTTTATTGCTTAAAAGGACCCTCGTTGAGCTATGCTTCGAGCTAGATGCGTCCTAGCGAGCTAGCCCTCAAGGGGGCTGAGAGGGCTATAGTGGACGCCTTGGAGGACGTCAAGGAGGACGGGCTGCTCCAAGCCCAGCTTATTAAGCTTACAGGCTACTCGAAGTCCACGATCTCCGAGGCCTTAGCTCGCCTTGAGGAGCGGGGCTTAATAGTTAGGGAGAGGAAGGGGCGTGAGGCCTTAATCTGGCTTTCAAAGCATAGGCCGGCCGAGGAGGTCAGGATATTAAGGCTAGGCTTCGTGAGGGCCCTAGAGTATGCTTACACACCGCTCTTCGAGAAGGCCTTAAGGTCCAGGGGCTTCCTCTTGAAGCCTAAGCCTTACGATAACGGGCTCCTCGTCCTAAGGGACCTAGCCACCGGTAGGCTCGAGCTCGCGATGGCCCCCCTCGTCGCTCAACTAGCTTACTACGTTGCCACTAGGGGGGCCATAAAGATACTGGGTGCCTGCGGCCGCGGAGGGAGTAGCCTGGTCGCCTCCCCTAGGATCGCTGAGGTGAGGGACCTAGAG
This region includes:
- a CDS encoding MarR family transcriptional regulator, whose product is MRPSELALKGAERAIVDALEDVKEDGLLQAQLIKLTGYSKSTISEALARLEERGLIVRERKGREALIWLSKHRPAEEVRILRLGFVRALEYAYTPLFEKALRSRGFLLKPKPYDNGLLVLRDLATGRLELAMAPLVAQLAYYVATRGAIKILGACGRGGSSLVASPRIAEVRDLEGEGVGSTAFSTMEAALLKAVQEEGVDVASLRVKHYSSPEELMRGVGAREVEAVSIWEPYATILTRSGFKRMARYRELIGDFVCCVLSCRSGLQGVDIVADCYNRSLQGFLERAEESVCLLYTS